The nucleotide window CTGATGGACAGTGCCGTTCTTGACGAAATACATCATGGTGGCCTCCTGGGTATCGCCGTTGTGCCATGTACCACTCCGGATCCGGTCCGCCATACCGGCAGACCGTCCTGGTGCGCGGCAGAAAGACAAAGGGGGCAGAAAATGCCCCCGATGTTCCAGACCTCACATCAGCTGTAAAGGTGAGTCATGGCAGCAATGGCGGGAGAAGAAACGTCTGCAGATGATCGGTCGCTGTTCACCCGGCCGCTCCGCTCTCAGCGGAAGTATTCCCGAGCCACATCGCTCAGCGCATTGACGATGGGCTGGGCGTAACGGTTGGTCGGACGTGCCTGGCGGGTGACGGAACCCAGCAGGAGGCCTACACCCAGTCCGGTTCCCAGGGCAATCAGCGTTGTTTTGCCCGGATTTTCGCGACTGTACACCATCAACTGGTCGTACCTTCCGCTTACCTCGCGGGAGGTCTTTTCATAGGCTTCACTCACGGCCCGTCTGGTTTTATCGTACATGTCCGATGCCTGCTGCTGCACCCTCTGTCCAGCTTCCATGGTTTCCTCCTTGGTGGGGAATGGTGATGGGGATCTCTGTTCAGTTTCCATGGTTTCTCCTTATGAAAGGAAGGTAGCTCTTCGGGCCGAGAGAGCCCGAGAGAGGTTACGCGGCGTCCTCCGGCAGATCGGAGTGCGCCCGTGATCCAGCGGCTTGACCTCTGGTGGCAACCGCCTCGGAAACCGCATTTTCCAACCAGGCCGTCGCTACCCTGGCGGTAGCGCCGAACAGGATAGTTTTGATGAGACTTTGTTCCTGGGCCTTCCGCAACGGTTTTCTGGCAGACTTCACCAGGCGCTCCACCGGCGTGCTCTTCCTGAACAGGGCCGAGGCAAGCAGTCCGATTCCGGCCGCCGCACCAAGGGCCATGTAGGGGGAACGCCGTATGTAACTGCGCCATTCGAGCTTTTCCTGCAAACGCGTGCCGAGTTGGTCGACCGTCTCGGCGAGCATCTGCCGTTCGGTGACGATATCCAGCCTGATCTCGTCCGAACTGCGCCGGACCGGTAGTGCGCCGTGGGGGGTCAGACCCTCTCTTTCAGCCATTGCTTGCCCTCCTTGAGTGTCTGAATCGTCTTGCGCGGCTTCAGGCTTGTTTTTTTGAGGCGGGCAACGCCGGCCACGGCCAGAAGTCCCCCTGCCAGAGCGAGCGCCAGGCCGGTCACCAGCGCGGCCACACCCGGCGGCATGCGGGAAGCGAGGGCAAAGACCACGGCCAGGCAGAGGATCAGAAAAGCGCAAAAACCGACCACCGCGCCTATGGCGATCAGGAGCGATCCGCCGGCAACGGCTGTCAGCGACTCGCGCGCTTCCTGCTTTGCCAGCTCGATTTCATCCCTCATCAGGGTGGCGGATTTGGTGGCCAGTTGCCCCAGCAATTCCCCCAGCGTTTCATTGGGCATGGGATACCCCCGTCGATGGATGGGTTCACTATCTGCTGCGGCGCAGGATGACGCCGATAATCAGGCCGGCTGCCCCGGCCATCAATATGCTGCGCCCCGGGCTCTGCCTGACATAATCGCGGAATTTCGCATCAGTGGCGGCATAGTCGAATGTACGCACGCATTCGGCCGATTTTTCCAACCACTCCGATGCCTGACCGGCATAATGGGAAACCTTGGGCTGCCCCTCCAGCTCCGCAGCCTTGCGGGCCAGCGTCTCCGCCGTACCGTGCAGCGTATCGGCAATGACATTCCTGATATTCTCGATACAGCACTTTACATCGGCGCATGCCTCCTGCGCTGTCCTGCCGGGATTGTTCGCAGCCAGATTCTCGGTTTCCATATGTATCCCTCCGTGTCGTATATGGCCATGACGCATACGCTGGCGCCAGGTGCGGCTCGCCTCATCCCCAAGCAGCATTCATGCCGTTTGCCGCGCACCTTCCGGCTGCTTGATTTTCAACATCTTGAGCTGCTTATCGAAACCGGCCCCTTCCGGAAACGGTAAATTTATTCACCCCAAGGGGAGCCCTGCCAGGAACAATCGCCGCAGAATCCGCGGCCATGCGCCTGCCGCTCCCCCTCCATTTTTTTGCCCGCGGCAATTTTTTTGCGGTCCCGCCTGTAACCGCACATCAACCTACATCCCGATCAATTTAAGCGTTTCGCGCAGGAAATCAGGCAGATCAGCAGGCTCACGGGAGGTCACCAGGTTGCCGTCCACCACCACCGGGCTGTCCTCATACTGCACGCCCGCCTCGCGCAGCTCGCCGGCTACCTCCTTGTAACAGGTTGCCCGGCGCCCCCGGATGACACCGGCGCTGATCAGGATCTGTGGACCGTGACATATGGCGGCGACCGGCTTTTTCCGTTCGAAGAAACTCCTGGCGATCTCCAGTGCCTTGGGTTCCTGACGGACTTTCTGCGGCGCCTTGCCCCCCGGCAGCACCAGCAGGCCGTATTCGTCCGGGTTGACACTGTCCAGCGCCCTGTTCACGCTTATCTCGTAGCCATGTTTGCCCTTGATGGCACCTGACTGGGCCGAAGCGACATCTATGTCGAGACCGGCTTCCTTCAACCGGTAGAACGGCACCAGCAGCTCCAGATCTTCGAAACCGTCCGCGCTGATGAACAATGCCTTCATATAGTTTCTCCTCTCTGCGCCGGAATTGACGGCAGCCGCCAGATGCCGGCACCTGCAGCCGATCTTCGGGCAGGGTCCGCCCATGATGGCTGAAAATGCTGACGCCCTAATACCCGGGGCGGGATGAGCCGGTGGCCGCACGGCAGGTGCAGCAGTTGTATACCGGGGAGTCCGCTGCAGAAGCGCTCCATGCGCCGGAAGGACTGTCGTCGCGGCACGCTGTCATGGAGGCGTCGCTGATTCGGTACTTATTTCAAGTATAAAACCGGGCGATGAGGTGTCAACGCCGCCTCCTGCCGCGCCGGGACCGGCCTGCTTGCAAAAACGACTCCCCCTTTTATACTTAAACATGTCCAAAACGTGTGTTACAGCCGCTCAGCGCACCTCCGGCAACCGGCAGCGGCAGACCAGGCGGAGACGACCAGATGAATGAGGCCAATTGCACTCCACAGGCGGCGGCAGCTCCCCAGGCGGAGGAACCTCTTCAGACGGCCACGGCAGAGGTGCCGGCGCCCTCGCGGGAGTCCGAAATGCAGTGCTTCTACCCCGAACTCCAGGTTCATCAGCCCCCACCGGAGGCGGATGACGGGGAGTTGAGCTGGATCAGGACCGGGCTGTTCCCCTCCGGCGACCGGTACTTCGCCCTGTTCGACCAGGCCCCCACCGGATATGTGGCCTTCGATTCCTGCGGCATCGTCACCGAGATAAATTCCGTTGCCGCGCGGATGCTGGGCAGCGAGCAGCGCTTGCTGCTGAACACCCCTTTCGGCGACCGTGTGGCAGGGGGAGAGGGGGGGAAGATCTTCTCGAACCATCTGGCCCGGGTACTTGAGCAGAAATGCCTGCTGAAGTGCGAGATCGACCTGGCACGAATCGACGGCGGTGTGGTCCGCGTCCAGTTCCAGAGCGTTGTCCTGCATGATGGCGCTGACGCCGTCGGCATCCTGACCTCCCTCACCGATGTTACTGTCCGCCGGCAAGAGGAGGAATCGCTGCTGGAGCTGGACCTGCGTCTGAAGGAACGTTCGGAGGAGCTTGCACGGGAAGCGGAGGGTCGCAGATGCGCGGAGCAGGCGCTCGAAGAGGCACGGGCCGAGATCAGGAGCCTGAAGGAACGCTTTCAGGCCGAAGAGATCTGCCTGCATCGGGACATGGACCGGGAGCATGATTTCGGGGAGATCGTCGGCAACAGCGCTGCCATCAAATATGTCTTTTTCAAGATCGAGCAGGTGGCGCCCCAGGACACGACCATTCTGCTGCTGGGGGAGACCGGCACCGGCAAGGGGGTGGTGGCCCACGCCGTGCATGGCCGGAGTTCCCGCAGAAACCGGCCGCTGGTCACGGTCAACTGTACCTCGCTGCCCTCGAACCTGATCGAGAGCGAGCTTTTCGGACGCGAGAAAGGGGCCTTTACCGGATCCACCATCCGGCAGATGGGGCGCTTCGAGCTTGCCGACGGCGGCACGATCTTTCTCGACGAGATCGGCGACATGCCGCTGGAGCTGCAGACCAAGCTGCTGCGCGTGATTCAGGACGGCGAGTTCGAGCGTCTGGGCAGCCCCCGCACCATCAAGGTCAATGTCCGGATCATTGCCGCCTCCAACCGCAACCTGGAGGAAGAGATCCGTGCCGGCCGATTCCGGGAGGACCTGTTCTACCGACTGAACGTATTCCCGATCACCATCCCGCCGCTGCGCAAGCGCAGGGAGGACATACCGCTGCTGGTCGATTATTTCGTGACCAAGTTCAACAAAAAAACCGGCAAGAAGATCGAAACGGTGTCAAAAGGCACCCTGGACGCACTGCATGCATACCACTGGCCCGGCAATGTTCGCGAACTGGAGAGCGTCATAGAGCGGGCGGTGATTACCAGCCAGGGAAGCATGCTGCAGGTGCTGGATCATTTCGAGGCCGTGCCGGACCCGGTGGAAGCGGAGCGCGATATCAAGGCGCTGGACGATCTTGAACGCGATCATATTCTTCAGGTGCTTCGGAAAACCGGCTGGCGCATAGAAGGGGAGCATGGAGCGGCACGGCTTCTGGGGCTCAACTCCAGTACCCTGCGCGGCCGGATGAGAAAATTCGGCATAAAACGACAAAACATGAACGACGCTTCGTTTGCCT belongs to Geobacter sp. SVR and includes:
- a CDS encoding DUF3618 domain-containing protein, with product MAEREGLTPHGALPVRRSSDEIRLDIVTERQMLAETVDQLGTRLQEKLEWRSYIRRSPYMALGAAAGIGLLASALFRKSTPVERLVKSARKPLRKAQEQSLIKTILFGATARVATAWLENAVSEAVATRGQAAGSRAHSDLPEDAA
- a CDS encoding phage holin family protein; its protein translation is MPNETLGELLGQLATKSATLMRDEIELAKQEARESLTAVAGGSLLIAIGAVVGFCAFLILCLAVVFALASRMPPGVAALVTGLALALAGGLLAVAGVARLKKTSLKPRKTIQTLKEGKQWLKERV
- a CDS encoding type 1 glutamine amidotransferase domain-containing protein is translated as MKALFISADGFEDLELLVPFYRLKEAGLDIDVASAQSGAIKGKHGYEISVNRALDSVNPDEYGLLVLPGGKAPQKVRQEPKALEIARSFFERKKPVAAICHGPQILISAGVIRGRRATCYKEVAGELREAGVQYEDSPVVVDGNLVTSREPADLPDFLRETLKLIGM
- a CDS encoding sigma-54-dependent Fis family transcriptional regulator, which encodes MNEANCTPQAAAAPQAEEPLQTATAEVPAPSRESEMQCFYPELQVHQPPPEADDGELSWIRTGLFPSGDRYFALFDQAPTGYVAFDSCGIVTEINSVAARMLGSEQRLLLNTPFGDRVAGGEGGKIFSNHLARVLEQKCLLKCEIDLARIDGGVVRVQFQSVVLHDGADAVGILTSLTDVTVRRQEEESLLELDLRLKERSEELAREAEGRRCAEQALEEARAEIRSLKERFQAEEICLHRDMDREHDFGEIVGNSAAIKYVFFKIEQVAPQDTTILLLGETGTGKGVVAHAVHGRSSRRNRPLVTVNCTSLPSNLIESELFGREKGAFTGSTIRQMGRFELADGGTIFLDEIGDMPLELQTKLLRVIQDGEFERLGSPRTIKVNVRIIAASNRNLEEEIRAGRFREDLFYRLNVFPITIPPLRKRREDIPLLVDYFVTKFNKKTGKKIETVSKGTLDALHAYHWPGNVRELESVIERAVITSQGSMLQVLDHFEAVPDPVEAERDIKALDDLERDHILQVLRKTGWRIEGEHGAARLLGLNSSTLRGRMRKFGIKRQNMNDASFA